The sequence CCGAATGGATGCGGCAAGTCCAACATCATCGACGCCGTGCGCTGGGTGCTCGGCGAATCGCGCGCTTCCGAGCTGCGCGGCGAGTCGATGCAGGACGTGATCTTCAATGGCTCGACCGCGCGCAAGCCAGGTAGCCGCGCCAGCGTCGAACTCGTGTTCGACAACGCCGACGGCCGCGCCGCCGGCCAGTGGGGCCAGTATGCCGAAATCGCCGTGAAGCGCGTGCTCACGCGCGACGGCACCTCGAGCTACTACATCAACAATCTGCCGGCGCGTCGCCGCGACATTCAGGACATCTTCCTCGGCACCGGCCTCGGGCCGCGTGCTTACGCGATCATCGGGCAGGGCATGATCGCGCGCCTGATCGAGGCGAAGCCGGAAGAGCTGCGTGTGTTCCTCGAAGAAGCCGCGGGTGTGTCCAAGTACAAGGAACGCCGCCGCGAAACCGAGAACCGTCTGCACGACACGCGCGAGAACCTGACGCGGGTCGAAGATATCGTCCGTGAACTCGGGGCGAATCTCGAGAAGCTGGAAGCGCAGGCGATCGTCGCGACCAAGTACAAAGATCTGCAAACCGACGGCGAAGAGAAGCAGCGTCTCTTGTGGCTGTTGCGCAAGAACGAAGCCGGCGGCGAGCAGGAACGCCAGCAGCGCGCGATCGAACAGGCGCAGATCGACCTCGAAGCGCAAACCGCGAAGCTGCGCGAAGTCGAAGCGCAGCTCGAAACGTTGCGCGTCGCGCATTACTCCGCGAGCGACGCGATGCAGGGCGCGCAAGGCTCGCTCTACGAGGCGAACGCGGAAGTCAGCCGGCTCGAAGCCGAGATCAAGTTCATCGTCGAATCGCGCAACCGCGTGCAGGCGCAGATCGCCGCGCTGACCGCACAGCGTGAGCAGTGGCAGTCGCAGGCGCAAAAAGCGCAAGACGATCTCGAAGACGCCGAAGAGCAACTGGCCGTCGCCGAAGAAAAAGCCGCACTCGCCGAAGATGAAGCCGCTGCCAAGCACGACGCCATGCCCGCGCTCGAAGCGCGCTGGCGCGACGCGCAGACCGAGTTGAATGCCGAGCGCGGTGGCATTGCGCAGACCGAACAGGCGCTCAAGCTCGAAGCCGCGCATCAGCGCAATGCCGACCAGCAATTGCAGCAACTGCAGCAGCGTCACGAGCGGCTGAAGACGGAGTCGGGCGGTCTCGACGCCCCCGACGAAGCGCAGCTCGAAGACCTGCGCATGCAGCTCGCCGAGCACGAAGAAGTCCTGCACGACGCGCAAGCGCGTCTGGCGGACGCGCAGGAAACGCTGCCGCGCCTCGACGGCGAACGGCGCGCCGCGCAGGAACGCGTGCAGTCGGAAAGCGCGCAGATTCATCAGCTCGACGCACGCCTCGCCGCGCTCAAGCAATTGCAGGAAAACGTCCAGACCGAAGGCAAGATCCAGCCGTGGCTCGAAAAGCACGAACTGGGCGGTCTGCCGCGTCTGTGGAAGAAGCTGCACGTCGAAGCCGGTTGGGAAGCCGCGCTGGAATCCGTGCTGCGCGAGCGGCTCGCCGCGCTCGAAGTGTCGAACCTCGACTGGGTCAAGGCCTTCGCGACCGACGCGCCGCCCGCCAAGCTCGCGTTCTACGCGCCGCCGGCCGCCGGTCAGCCGGTCGCCGCGCCGGCCGCGTTGCGGCCGCTGCTGTCGCTGGTACGGATCGACGACGCCGGCATTCGCGCGGTGTTGAACGACTGGCTGGGCCTCGCGTTCGTCGCCGACGATCTGCAGCAGGCGTTGGCGATGCGCTCGCAATTGCCGGAAGGCGGTTCGTTCGTCGTCAAGGCGGGTCACGTGGTGACGCGCGTCGGCGTGCAGTTGTATGCCGCCGACTCCGAACAGGCCGGCATGCTGGCGCGTCAGCAGGAAATCGAAAACCTCGGCCGCCAGGTGCGCGCTCAGGCTTTGCTCGCCGACGAGGCGAAGGCCGCCGCGATCCGCGCCGAAGCCGCCCACACGCAAGCCGCGCAAGCGCTGACCGACGTGCGCCAGCAGGCCGAGCGCGCCACGCAGCGCGTGCACGCGTTGCAGATGGACGTGCTCAAGCTCACCCAGGCGCACGAGCGTTACACGCAGCGCAGCACGCAGATTCGCGAAGAGCTCGCGGAGATCACCGCCCAGATCGAAGAGCAGCGCGCGCTGCGCGCGGAGTCGGAAGCGAACTTCGAGCGTCACGACGGCGAGCTCGCCGAATTGCAGGCGCGTTTCGAAGATCACCAACTGGCTTTCGAAGGGCTCGACGAACAGCTCACCGCCGCGCGCGGCCAGGCGCGCGATCTCGACCGTGGCGCTACCGACGCGCGCTTCGCCGCGCGCAACATGGCGAACCGCATCGAGGAATTGAAGCGCAGCATCCAGGTCGCGCACGAGCAGAGCGAGCGCGTCGCTGGTTCGCTGGAAGACGCCCGTGGCGAGCTCGAAACGATCAACGAGCAGACCGCGCACACCGGTCTGCAGGACGCGCTCGACATTCGCGCGGTCAAGGAAGAAGCGCTGCATGCCGCACGCCTCGAACTGGACGACCTGACGGCCAAGCTGCGCGCCGCCGATGAAACCCGTCTGACCGCCGAGCGTGCGTTGCAGCCGCTGCGCGACCGCATCAACGAATTGCAGTTGAAGGAACAGGCGGCTCGCCTGAACGGCGAGCAGTTCATCGAACAACTGGCCGCGGCCGGTGTCGACGAAGCCGAGTTGCAAGCCAAGCTCACGCCGGACATGAAGCCGTCGTATCTGCAAGGCGAAGTGACGCGCATCAACAACGCGATCGCCGCGCTTGGGCCGGTCAACATGGCCGCGCTCGACGAACTGAAGGCGGCGAGCGAGCGCAAGAGCTTCCTCGACGCGCAATCGGCCGACCTGAACAGCGCGATCGAAACGCTCGAAGACGCCATCCGCAAGATCGACGCGGAAACGCGCACGCTGTTGCAAGGCACCTTTGACCAGGTGAATCACCATTTCGGCGAACTGTTCCCGCGTCTGTTCGGCGGCGGCCAGGCGAAGCTGATCATGACCGGCGACGAAATTCTCGACGCCGGCGTGCAGGTGATGGCGCAACCGCCGGGCAAGAAGAATTCGACGATTCACCTGTTGTCGGGCGGCGAGAAGGCGCTGACCGCCACGGCGCTGGTGTTCGCGATGTTCCAGTTGAATCCGGCGCCGTTCTGTCTGCTCGACGAAGTGGACGCGCCGCTCGACGACGCCAACACGGAACGTTTCGCGAACCTCGTGCGGGCGATGTCGGACAAGACCCAGTTCCTGTTCATTTCGCACAACAAGATCGCGATGGAAATGGCTCAGCAGTTGATCGGCGTGACCATGCAGGAGCAGGGCGTGTCGCGGATCGTGGCCGTCGACATGGAGTCGGCTGCCGGTTTCGCCCAGAATATCGTTTGAGTTTTCGGTTGAGTTGAGCATCGCGGGCGTCCGCGTTCAGCGCAGCGGCCAGCGGCCGCGCGACAGGTGAACAGGGCGTAACGGCCGCGCACATAAAAGAATTGCTGATGGAGCATGCATGGACGAGTTGACACTCGGTTTGATCGGCGCGGGCGCCGTAGTGGTCGGGGGCGTGGTTGTGTACAACGCGTGGCAGGGTGCGAAGGTGCGCCGCAAGATGCCGCGGCCGATGCCGGCCGAGACCGCCGAAACGTTCGCGCGCGACGAGCAGGAAGAACAGAGCCCGTTCATCGAACCGGCCCGGCCGACCACGCGGCGCGAGCCGGTTGTGGGTTCGGACGCGACGGCGGAAACCGGCGCGGCGCGGGTCGAGCCGACCTTTGGCGCGGCTGCAAGTGCGGCTGCCGCGCCGCTCGATACGCCGGCCGATATTCAGGCCGAGACGACCACGCCGAACGGTTATCCGGAAGCGGAAGGCGTGGCCGAAGCCGAGGGCGCCGAGGCCGCTCGTCATGCCGACGAACCGATCGAGCCGATCCTGCCCGCCGCCACAACGATTTCGTCGGCGCCGCCGGCCATCGTCGATCGTCGCATCGACTGTATCGTGCCGATTCGCCTGAATGGCCCGGTGGCCGGCGACAAGGTGATTCCGCTCGCGCAACGTCTGCGCCGCGCCGGCAGCAAGCCGGTGCATATCGAAGGCAAGCTCGAAGGCGGCGCGTGGGAGCTGTTGCAAAACGGCGCGCGCTATGAAGAACTGCGCGCGGCCGCGCAGTTGGCTAATCGCAGCGGCGCGCTCAACGAACTGGAGTTCTCGGAGTTCGTGACCGGCGTGCAGCAGTTCGCCGACGCGCTGGATGCGTCGCCGGAATTTCCCGACATGCTCGAAACGGTGGCGATGGCGCGCGAACTCGACGGCTTCGCCGCGCAGTGCGACGCGCAGTTGTCGATCAACGTGCTGTCGGACGGCGCGCCGTGGTCGGCCAATTACGTGCAGGCGGTCGCGTCGCAAGACGGTCTGCTGCTGTCGCGTGACGGCACGCGTTTCGTCAAGCTCGACGCGAAGCAGAGCCCGGTGTTCATGCTGCAATTCGGCGACACCAACTTCCTGCGCGACGACCTGACCTACAAGGGCGGCCAGATGATCACGCTGGTGCTCGACGTGCCGGTCGCCGACGAAGACATCCTGCCGTTCCGGCTGATGTGCGACTACGCGAAATCGTTGGCTGAGCGCATCGGCGGACGGGTGGTCGATGATGGCCGCCGTCCGTTGCCGGAAACCGCGCTGCTGGCGATCGAAAAGCAGTTGATGACGCTCTACGCGAAACTCGAACAGGCGGGCATTCCGGCCGGTTCGCCCGCCACGCGGCGTTTGTTCAGCCAGTAGTAGGCTTCGCTTTTTCGCTGACGTTCGCAACGGCCGCACGATGTGCGGCCGTTGTCGTTGCAGGCGGCTGCTTTACTGTGTGCTTTATGACGTGCCTTACGGCATGTCAGCGAACATAATCTCCGCGCCCTGAGAACGCCGCAATGAACCCGGAAACCATCATTCGGCCGATGTAAAGGGGCACGCTTCCTGCGATAATCCAATGTCTGAATTTCACTGAAAAATCTTCCGACAGTATGGCCCGAACCCCCGCTTCCCATCCAGCAGACAGCGCTCCCGCAGAACGGGCCGCGTGGTTGCGCGCGGAACTCGAACGCGCCAATTACGCGTATTACGTGCTCGATCAGCCGGATTTGCCGGACGCCGAATACGACAAGCTCTTCAAGGAACTGGAGCGCATCGAGACGGAGCATCCGGATCTGATCGTGCCGGATTCGCCCACCCAGCGCGTGGGCGGCGAGGCGGCCAGCGGCTTCGAGCCGGTCGTGCACGACCAGCCGATGCTGTCGCTGAACAACGGTTTCGCCGACGAAGACATCGTCGCGTTCGACAAACGCGTCGGCGATTCACTCGGCAAGAACGCGAGCGAGCCGCCGGTGCCGGTCGACTACGCGGCCGAACTGAAATTCGACGGCCTCGCGATCTCGCTGCGCTATGTGGACGGCGTATTCGTGCAGGCCTCCACGCGCGGCGACGGCGCGACCGGCGAGAACGTCACCGAAAACGTCCGCACGATCCGCTCCATTCCGCTCAAGCTCAAGGGCAAACGCGTGCCGCACGTGCTCGACGTGCGCGGCGAAGTGCTGATGTTCAAGCGCGATTTCGAGCGTCTGAACGAACGCCAGCGCGCTGCCGAGCAGAAGGAATTCGCCAATCCGCGCAATGCCGCGGCGGGCAGTTTGCGGCAGCTCGATTCGAAGATCACCGCGCAGCGGCCGCTGTCGTTTTTCGCGTATGGCATCGGCGTGGTCGACGGTATCGAGATGCCGGCCACGCATAGCGACCTGCTCGACTGGTACAAGGAACTCGGTTTGCCGGTGAACGGCGAACGGGCCGTGGTGCAGGGCGCGGAAGGGTTGCTCGGCTTCTTCCACGCGGTCGGCGAGAAGCGCGACACGCTGCCGTACGATATCGACGGTGTGGTCTATAAGGTCAACCGGCGCGACGAGCAGGACGCGCTCGGTTACGTCTCGCGCGCACCGCGTTTTGCGTTGGCGCACAAATTTCCCGCGCAGGAAGCGCTGACCCAACTCGTCGCGATCGACGTGCAGGTCGGCCGCACCGGCGCGATTACGCCGGTGGCGCGGCTGGAGCCGGTGTTCGTCGGCGGCGCGACGGTCACGAACGCCACGCTGCATAACGAAGACGAAGTGCGGCGCAAAGACATCCGGATCGGCGACACGGTGATCGTGCGGCGCGCCGGCGACGTGATTCCCGAAGTGGTGAGCGCGCTGCTCGAACGTCGTCCGGAAAACGCTCGCGAATTCGTGATGCCCACGCAGTGTCCGGTGTGCGGCTCGAATATCGAGCGGCTGCCGGACGAGGCGATCGCGCGCTGTACCGGCGGGCTGTTCTGTCCGGCGCAACGCAAGCAGGCGCTGTGGCATTTCGCGCAGCGTCGTGCGCTGGATATCGACGGTCTCGGCGAAAAAATCATCGATCAACTGGTCGAGCTGAATCTGGTGCGTACGCCGGCCGATCTGTTCAACGTCGGCTTTGCGACGCTCGCCGAGCTCGACCGTTTCGCCGAAAAGTCCGCGCAAAACCTACTCGACTCGCTCGACAAGGCCCGGCATACCACGTTGGCGCGCTTCATCTACGCGCTCGGGATTCGCCACGTCGGCGAGTCCACGGCGAAAGATC is a genomic window of Paraburkholderia bryophila containing:
- the smc gene encoding chromosome segregation protein SMC, with the translated sequence MRLTSIKLAGFKSFVDPTHFQVPGQLVGVVGPNGCGKSNIIDAVRWVLGESRASELRGESMQDVIFNGSTARKPGSRASVELVFDNADGRAAGQWGQYAEIAVKRVLTRDGTSSYYINNLPARRRDIQDIFLGTGLGPRAYAIIGQGMIARLIEAKPEELRVFLEEAAGVSKYKERRRETENRLHDTRENLTRVEDIVRELGANLEKLEAQAIVATKYKDLQTDGEEKQRLLWLLRKNEAGGEQERQQRAIEQAQIDLEAQTAKLREVEAQLETLRVAHYSASDAMQGAQGSLYEANAEVSRLEAEIKFIVESRNRVQAQIAALTAQREQWQSQAQKAQDDLEDAEEQLAVAEEKAALAEDEAAAKHDAMPALEARWRDAQTELNAERGGIAQTEQALKLEAAHQRNADQQLQQLQQRHERLKTESGGLDAPDEAQLEDLRMQLAEHEEVLHDAQARLADAQETLPRLDGERRAAQERVQSESAQIHQLDARLAALKQLQENVQTEGKIQPWLEKHELGGLPRLWKKLHVEAGWEAALESVLRERLAALEVSNLDWVKAFATDAPPAKLAFYAPPAAGQPVAAPAALRPLLSLVRIDDAGIRAVLNDWLGLAFVADDLQQALAMRSQLPEGGSFVVKAGHVVTRVGVQLYAADSEQAGMLARQQEIENLGRQVRAQALLADEAKAAAIRAEAAHTQAAQALTDVRQQAERATQRVHALQMDVLKLTQAHERYTQRSTQIREELAEITAQIEEQRALRAESEANFERHDGELAELQARFEDHQLAFEGLDEQLTAARGQARDLDRGATDARFAARNMANRIEELKRSIQVAHEQSERVAGSLEDARGELETINEQTAHTGLQDALDIRAVKEEALHAARLELDDLTAKLRAADETRLTAERALQPLRDRINELQLKEQAARLNGEQFIEQLAAAGVDEAELQAKLTPDMKPSYLQGEVTRINNAIAALGPVNMAALDELKAASERKSFLDAQSADLNSAIETLEDAIRKIDAETRTLLQGTFDQVNHHFGELFPRLFGGGQAKLIMTGDEILDAGVQVMAQPPGKKNSTIHLLSGGEKALTATALVFAMFQLNPAPFCLLDEVDAPLDDANTERFANLVRAMSDKTQFLFISHNKIAMEMAQQLIGVTMQEQGVSRIVAVDMESAAGFAQNIV
- a CDS encoding cell division protein ZipA C-terminal FtsZ-binding domain-containing protein; this encodes MDELTLGLIGAGAVVVGGVVVYNAWQGAKVRRKMPRPMPAETAETFARDEQEEQSPFIEPARPTTRREPVVGSDATAETGAARVEPTFGAAASAAAAPLDTPADIQAETTTPNGYPEAEGVAEAEGAEAARHADEPIEPILPAATTISSAPPAIVDRRIDCIVPIRLNGPVAGDKVIPLAQRLRRAGSKPVHIEGKLEGGAWELLQNGARYEELRAAAQLANRSGALNELEFSEFVTGVQQFADALDASPEFPDMLETVAMARELDGFAAQCDAQLSINVLSDGAPWSANYVQAVASQDGLLLSRDGTRFVKLDAKQSPVFMLQFGDTNFLRDDLTYKGGQMITLVLDVPVADEDILPFRLMCDYAKSLAERIGGRVVDDGRRPLPETALLAIEKQLMTLYAKLEQAGIPAGSPATRRLFSQ
- the ligA gene encoding NAD-dependent DNA ligase LigA — translated: MARTPASHPADSAPAERAAWLRAELERANYAYYVLDQPDLPDAEYDKLFKELERIETEHPDLIVPDSPTQRVGGEAASGFEPVVHDQPMLSLNNGFADEDIVAFDKRVGDSLGKNASEPPVPVDYAAELKFDGLAISLRYVDGVFVQASTRGDGATGENVTENVRTIRSIPLKLKGKRVPHVLDVRGEVLMFKRDFERLNERQRAAEQKEFANPRNAAAGSLRQLDSKITAQRPLSFFAYGIGVVDGIEMPATHSDLLDWYKELGLPVNGERAVVQGAEGLLGFFHAVGEKRDTLPYDIDGVVYKVNRRDEQDALGYVSRAPRFALAHKFPAQEALTQLVAIDVQVGRTGAITPVARLEPVFVGGATVTNATLHNEDEVRRKDIRIGDTVIVRRAGDVIPEVVSALLERRPENAREFVMPTQCPVCGSNIERLPDEAIARCTGGLFCPAQRKQALWHFAQRRALDIDGLGEKIIDQLVELNLVRTPADLFNVGFATLAELDRFAEKSAQNLLDSLDKARHTTLARFIYALGIRHVGESTAKDLAKHFGSLDPIMDASVEALLEVNDVGPVVAESLHQFFAEEHNRTVIEQLRAPGKVTWPEGPPAPKAPQGVLAGKTVVLTGTLPSLAREEAKEMLEAAGAKVAGSVSKKTDYVVAGAEAGSKLAKAEELGIPVLDEDGLRKLLEGQL